TTTTCGCGAATGATCTCGGTGCTGACCTTGTGCAAAAAGTCACGTCTCTGGTCCGCTATCTTACCGTGCAGGTAACTATTCAGTCGCCCCATCCAGGAAGAGAATCTGACCATCGAGAGCCATAGACATGGCCTCGAAGATGTTGATCGAGTTCTTCTTCGCCGTAATGAGGAACGACATTATTTTGGCATAGTCACGAGCCCCTTCCGAGGTTCGGAAGCAGCCCGATATTTTAAGCTTCGCCTTGAAGTTGCG
This window of the Dethiosulfovibrio salsuginis genome carries:
- a CDS encoding transposase — encoded protein: MVRFSSWMGRLNSYLHGKIADQRRDFLHKVSTEIIRENQAIVIEDLRVKNMLKNHCLAKAISEVSWSAVQIDAGV